One part of the Chryseobacterium mulctrae genome encodes these proteins:
- a CDS encoding ABC transporter substrate-binding protein, translated as MRVVSLVPSITEALFDLGLTENEIVGRTKFCIHPSEKVKNVGIIGGTKNLNIEKIKSLKPDLIIANKEENVKEQVEILMKDFKVIVYNTETIEDNYYLLKNLGLLFNKEVRAQVFNLKIYEILDQTKINSTIKVAYLIWNNPYMTVGSDTFIHHVLSEIGFENIFKNQTRYPEIQAEDLVEADVIMLSSEPFPFKEKHIAELKKVYPDKKIMIVDGEAFSWYGTHIAKYESYFKELIAEINI; from the coding sequence ATGAGAGTTGTATCTTTAGTTCCTTCTATTACAGAAGCTTTATTTGATTTAGGTTTAACAGAAAATGAAATTGTCGGAAGAACAAAATTCTGCATTCATCCCTCAGAAAAAGTAAAAAATGTAGGAATTATTGGTGGTACAAAAAACCTTAATATTGAGAAAATTAAAAGTTTAAAACCCGATTTAATCATTGCCAATAAAGAAGAAAACGTTAAAGAGCAGGTTGAAATTTTAATGAAGGATTTCAAAGTAATTGTTTACAACACAGAGACGATTGAAGATAATTATTACTTGCTGAAAAACCTAGGATTACTATTTAACAAAGAAGTAAGAGCACAAGTTTTCAATCTAAAGATCTACGAGATCCTCGATCAGACCAAAATCAATTCAACAATAAAAGTGGCTTATCTTATTTGGAATAATCCTTATATGACGGTCGGTTCAGATACTTTCATTCATCATGTTTTAAGTGAAATCGGTTTTGAAAATATATTTAAAAATCAAACCCGTTATCCGGAAATCCAAGCTGAAGATTTAGTTGAAGCAGATGTCATTATGCTATCTTCCGAGCCTTTTCCATTTAAAGAAAAACATATTGCCGAACTGAAAAAGGTTTATCCTGATAAAAAAATTATGATTGTTGATGGTGAAGCTTTTTCTTGGTACGGAACACATATTGCGAAATATGAGAGTTATTTTAAAGAACTGATTGCTGAAATTAATATTTAA
- a CDS encoding polyribonucleotide nucleotidyltransferase: MSIPQAITELITLADGREITLETGKLAKQADGSVVVKMGGTMLLATVVASKEAKDGVDFLPLTVDYREKFYAGGKIPGNFFRREARPSDQEILTMRLVDRVLRPLFPEDFHAEVQVMISLISYDGESIPDDLAGLAASAAIAITDIPFNGPMSEVRVVRINGELSINPKFEDLKLADLDIMVGATKDSIVMVEGEMKEISEAEMLEAINFAHVEIKKQVEAQERLAEKVGKSFPKREYSHENHDEAIREKVWKETYDKVYEVAKTPSSKEERGEKFKAVLAEFLAQYVEDAEELERVTPFAKVYYHDVEKEAMRQMIINDKIRLDGRDPETIRPIWSEIDYLPGAHGSAIFTRGETQSLTAVTLGSVKDANMVDSVMVNYDERFFLHYNFPPFSTGEARPLRGTSRREVGHGNLAQRALANMIPEENPYTIRIVSDILESNGSSSMATVCAGTLALMDAGIQITKPVSGIAMGLVTDVKTGKFTVLSDILGDEDHLGDMDFKVTGTADGITACQMDIKIQGLSMDIMEKALLQARNGRLHILDKLNETISAPREDVKPHAPKMVMMEISKDFIGAVIGPGGKIIQQMQKDTDTVIAIEEVGEIGRIEISGVSREKINEAIARINEITFVPVVGEVYQGKVVKVMDFGAFVAIAKGTEGLLHISEIEWARLDKVPYKEGDEVEVKFMGYDDRKKMKLSRKVLLPRPPRPEQKPREEGQGRPEGQNRPERPARPEGKVNPEGRDQPGEHKPLNEA; this comes from the coding sequence ATGAGTATACCTCAAGCAATTACAGAGTTGATTACTCTTGCAGACGGCAGAGAAATCACATTAGAAACAGGGAAACTGGCAAAACAAGCTGACGGATCTGTAGTAGTAAAAATGGGCGGAACAATGCTTTTAGCAACCGTAGTAGCAAGCAAAGAAGCTAAAGACGGTGTAGATTTCCTACCATTAACAGTTGATTACAGAGAAAAATTCTACGCTGGTGGAAAAATCCCTGGAAACTTTTTCAGAAGAGAAGCTAGACCTTCAGATCAGGAAATCCTGACGATGCGTTTGGTGGATAGAGTTCTAAGACCATTATTCCCGGAAGATTTCCATGCAGAAGTGCAGGTAATGATTTCATTAATTTCTTATGACGGAGAATCTATTCCTGACGATTTAGCAGGTCTTGCAGCTTCTGCAGCGATTGCTATTACAGATATTCCTTTCAACGGACCAATGTCTGAAGTAAGAGTAGTAAGGATCAACGGTGAACTTTCTATCAACCCTAAATTCGAAGATCTTAAATTGGCTGACCTTGATATCATGGTTGGAGCAACGAAAGACTCTATCGTAATGGTAGAAGGTGAGATGAAAGAAATTTCTGAAGCAGAAATGCTTGAAGCTATTAACTTCGCTCATGTTGAAATTAAAAAACAAGTTGAAGCTCAGGAAAGATTAGCTGAAAAAGTAGGTAAATCATTCCCTAAAAGAGAATACAGCCACGAAAATCACGACGAAGCAATTCGTGAAAAAGTGTGGAAAGAAACTTACGATAAAGTATACGAAGTAGCAAAAACTCCTTCAAGCAAAGAAGAAAGAGGTGAGAAATTCAAAGCTGTTTTGGCTGAATTCTTAGCTCAGTATGTAGAAGACGCTGAAGAATTAGAAAGAGTAACTCCTTTCGCAAAAGTATACTACCACGATGTAGAAAAAGAAGCGATGCGTCAGATGATTATCAATGACAAAATTCGTCTTGATGGTCGTGATCCTGAAACGATTCGTCCAATCTGGTCTGAAATCGATTATTTACCTGGAGCTCACGGTTCTGCAATTTTTACAAGAGGTGAAACTCAATCTTTAACAGCTGTAACTTTAGGTTCAGTAAAAGATGCGAACATGGTAGACAGCGTAATGGTAAATTATGATGAGAGATTCTTCTTACATTATAACTTCCCGCCATTCTCAACAGGTGAAGCTCGTCCTTTAAGAGGAACTTCAAGAAGAGAAGTTGGTCACGGAAACTTAGCTCAAAGAGCTTTGGCAAATATGATCCCTGAAGAAAACCCTTATACTATCCGTATCGTTTCTGATATTTTAGAATCAAACGGTTCGTCTTCTATGGCAACTGTTTGTGCAGGAACTTTAGCTTTGATGGATGCAGGTATTCAAATTACAAAACCAGTTTCTGGTATTGCAATGGGATTGGTAACTGACGTAAAAACTGGAAAATTCACTGTACTTTCTGATATCTTAGGAGACGAAGATCACTTAGGTGATATGGACTTTAAAGTAACAGGAACTGCAGATGGAATCACCGCTTGCCAAATGGATATCAAAATCCAGGGACTTTCTATGGATATTATGGAGAAAGCGCTTCTACAGGCTAGAAACGGAAGACTTCATATTTTAGATAAATTGAATGAAACAATTTCTGCTCCAAGAGAAGATGTGAAACCTCACGCTCCTAAAATGGTAATGATGGAAATCTCTAAAGATTTCATCGGTGCTGTAATTGGACCTGGTGGGAAAATCATTCAGCAAATGCAGAAAGATACTGACACGGTTATCGCAATTGAAGAAGTTGGTGAGATCGGAAGAATCGAAATTTCTGGTGTTAGCAGAGAGAAAATCAACGAGGCGATTGCAAGAATCAACGAAATTACTTTTGTACCTGTTGTAGGTGAAGTTTACCAAGGTAAAGTAGTCAAAGTAATGGATTTCGGAGCTTTCGTAGCAATTGCAAAAGGTACTGAAGGATTACTTCACATCTCTGAAATCGAGTGGGCTCGTCTTGATAAAGTTCCTTACAAAGAAGGTGACGAAGTTGAGGTGAAATTTATGGGTTACGATGACCGTAAGAAAATGAAACTTTCTAGAAAAGTTTTGTTGCCAAGACCACCAAGACCTGAACAAAAACCAAGAGAAGAAGGACAGGGAAGACCAGAAGGACAAAATAGGCCTGAAAGACCTGCAAGACCGGAAGGAAAAGTAAACCCAGAAGGAAGAGACCAACCGGGAGAGCACAAGCCTTTGAACGAAGCTTAA
- a CDS encoding pyruvate decarboxylase — protein MKNFLFYTLISSVFILSVSSVKAQKTSDYDKTKKVLYFNPEVEPDIEEIKEPTNLAFFSAFSDNISAFRKNKMLRSEVQVSFDSIDSKTITEYSKNNDADFVIVPKVKYFKVGLGKYVFSNQVVVSMKLFDAEGNLITSSEYDTYRKNMRLLGSTENSIKIGTNGAMKNILKELRKIKPSAEAGF, from the coding sequence ATGAAGAATTTTTTATTTTATACGCTTATTTCTTCTGTGTTTATCCTCAGTGTTTCTTCTGTAAAAGCGCAGAAAACCTCGGATTATGATAAAACAAAGAAAGTTTTATACTTCAATCCTGAAGTAGAACCCGATATTGAAGAAATAAAAGAACCCACCAATCTTGCATTCTTCAGTGCATTTTCGGATAACATCAGCGCTTTCCGTAAAAACAAAATGCTGAGATCTGAAGTTCAGGTTTCTTTTGACAGCATTGATTCTAAAACCATTACCGAATACAGCAAAAACAACGATGCCGATTTTGTGATTGTTCCAAAAGTAAAATATTTCAAAGTAGGATTAGGAAAATACGTTTTCTCTAACCAAGTTGTCGTAAGCATGAAGCTTTTTGATGCAGAAGGAAACTTAATTACCTCTTCAGAATACGATACTTACCGAAAAAATATGCGCCTTTTAGGCTCTACCGAAAATTCGATAAAAATAGGAACCAACGGCGCCATGAAAAACATTCTTAAGGAATTAAGAAAGATAAAACCTTCTGCAGAAGCCGGTTTCTAA
- the rpsO gene encoding 30S ribosomal protein S15 — protein sequence MYLTTEKKAEIFAKHGKSAQDTGTAEGQVALFTFRINHLSQHLKANRHDFNTERSLVKLVGKRKSLLDYLKKKDITRYRAIIAELGLRK from the coding sequence ATGTACTTAACAACAGAAAAAAAAGCAGAAATTTTCGCAAAGCACGGTAAATCTGCACAAGACACAGGAACAGCTGAAGGACAAGTAGCTCTTTTCACGTTCAGAATTAACCACTTATCTCAGCACTTGAAGGCAAATCGTCACGATTTCAACACTGAAAGATCTTTGGTGAAATTAGTAGGTAAGAGAAAAAGTTTATTGGATTATCTTAAGAAAAAAGATATTACAAGATACAGAGCGATTATCGCTGAACTAGGATTAAGAAAATAA
- a CDS encoding recombinase family protein, with the protein MKKADLYIRVSTDEQADKGYSQRDQEERLRRYCENNSIVVGQVIYEDYSAKTFNRPEWIKLLDTLKRKSSRTNLLLFTKWDRFSRNAGDAYQMINILKKLNVEPQAIEQPLDLSIPENKMMLAIYLAAPEVENDRRALNTYYGMRRARKEGRLMGRAPYGYVNKITENGKKYVTQKEPEASNMKWAFNEMAKGVYSASQIMDMMNKREGKTVKVSAFLAGLRNTAYCGKIYVEQYNDEEAHFVPSIHEPLISEELFEKVQNIMDGNANLARPNVKILSDDNLPLRGFLICPECGHLITGSASTGHSKKYYYYHCQSPCGYRYKAEIINNKFLEVLEALEMRESIKKYLRKVLKHNFEKFIDNPQHQRKKVLLEIDGLNNRLKLARNKLLEDVIDNEEYLEIKTDCKDKIEKLESNLTKVKDKNKIDFPKLLDHALSNVVDLAKVFSSGDITLKRQIISSIFPEKLEFFENHYRTMRPNVLLSYIYQINNDLRAKKNRKNSELSPLSGLVPRTGIEPVLLRTGV; encoded by the coding sequence ATGAAAAAAGCAGATTTATATATTCGTGTTTCAACTGATGAGCAGGCAGATAAAGGGTATTCACAAAGAGATCAGGAAGAAAGACTGAGACGCTACTGTGAAAATAATAGTATCGTAGTGGGACAAGTCATTTATGAAGATTATTCAGCCAAGACCTTTAACAGGCCTGAATGGATCAAACTGCTAGATACACTTAAGAGAAAGAGTTCAAGAACCAATTTATTGTTGTTTACAAAATGGGATCGTTTTAGCAGAAACGCCGGCGATGCCTATCAAATGATCAATATCCTCAAAAAGCTTAATGTGGAACCGCAAGCCATTGAACAACCCCTGGATCTTTCCATTCCCGAAAATAAGATGATGCTGGCAATCTATCTTGCTGCACCGGAAGTTGAAAACGACAGACGTGCCCTGAATACCTACTATGGAATGCGTCGTGCAAGAAAAGAAGGAAGGTTGATGGGAAGGGCGCCTTATGGATATGTCAATAAGATCACGGAGAACGGGAAGAAGTATGTCACTCAAAAAGAACCAGAAGCTTCCAATATGAAATGGGCATTTAATGAAATGGCGAAAGGCGTTTACTCAGCCAGCCAGATCATGGATATGATGAACAAACGGGAAGGGAAAACTGTAAAAGTCAGTGCTTTTCTTGCCGGCTTAAGGAATACTGCATATTGCGGAAAAATTTATGTAGAACAATACAATGACGAGGAGGCTCATTTTGTTCCAAGTATTCATGAACCTTTGATCAGTGAGGAATTATTCGAAAAAGTCCAAAATATAATGGATGGCAATGCAAATCTTGCAAGACCCAATGTAAAAATATTATCTGACGATAATCTTCCCCTGAGAGGATTTCTAATCTGTCCGGAATGTGGTCATTTAATAACCGGTAGTGCATCTACAGGACACTCTAAGAAATATTATTACTACCATTGTCAGTCACCATGCGGATATCGTTATAAAGCAGAAATTATCAATAATAAATTCTTGGAAGTACTGGAAGCTTTAGAAATGAGGGAGTCCATCAAAAAATACTTGAGAAAGGTCTTGAAACACAATTTTGAGAAGTTTATCGATAATCCTCAACATCAAAGAAAAAAGGTATTACTTGAAATTGATGGACTGAATAACAGGTTAAAGTTGGCAAGAAACAAACTGTTGGAAGATGTCATTGATAATGAGGAATACTTGGAAATTAAGACTGATTGCAAGGACAAAATTGAAAAGTTAGAAAGCAACCTGACCAAAGTAAAAGATAAAAACAAAATAGATTTTCCGAAACTACTTGACCATGCATTATCGAACGTTGTAGATCTTGCTAAAGTCTTTAGTAGTGGGGATATCACATTGAAACGTCAAATAATTAGTTCGATATTCCCTGAAAAATTGGAATTTTTTGAAAATCATTATCGAACTATGCGACCTAACGTTTTGTTGTCCTATATCTATCAGATTAACAATGATTTACGAGCTAAAAAAAACCGGAAAAATAGTGAATTATCACCTCTTTCCGGTCTTGTACCCAGGACCGGGATCGAACCGGTACTCCTAAGAACTGGTGTTTGA
- a CDS encoding TonB-dependent receptor produces MYQKLTPKQKALTINLDPTIYGTFAEIGAGQETVRHFFRAGGASGTIAKAMSAYDKDFSDAIYGKEVKNRYVTQNRLRKMLRYEVSLIEERISRDTNPGRKYFSYANTVTTINFDKTVKGHGWVGIRFQVKENEDYNEIVIHVKFKENDATLQQETLGNLGVNLIYGAYNYYDNPRRLIESLYDEVSTDNLEIDMIDFSGPAFAYVDNRLMSLQLVKNNMTDAVIFNSEGNNMLPADILYKKNIFAVRGSFRPVTKVNIDMLRNGMDMFLKDAICTQEETEILIEITISNLRADGDIDERDFLDRVDVLGKLGYTVIISNFSEYYRLIDYFSHYTNGDIGVTMGVNNMLMVFDEKYYKDLSGGILEAFGKFFRNGMRVYLYPYKDPETHELLDSSNLKVEENLKELYKYFKHNNRIVDITNYNPEFLEIYSREILRKIACNIGGWENQVPEGVAEMIKERGMFGFKNELSLKQFS; encoded by the coding sequence ATGTATCAGAAATTAACTCCTAAACAAAAAGCATTAACAATTAATCTAGATCCTACTATTTATGGTACTTTCGCAGAAATTGGAGCAGGGCAGGAAACTGTACGACACTTTTTTAGAGCAGGGGGGGCTTCCGGTACAATTGCTAAGGCAATGTCGGCTTACGACAAAGATTTTAGTGATGCCATCTACGGAAAAGAAGTAAAAAACAGGTATGTTACTCAAAACAGACTTAGAAAAATGCTTCGCTATGAAGTTTCGCTAATTGAAGAAAGAATTTCCAGAGATACTAATCCCGGAAGAAAATATTTTTCTTATGCCAATACAGTAACGACTATCAATTTTGATAAAACCGTAAAAGGTCACGGTTGGGTCGGAATTCGTTTTCAGGTGAAAGAAAATGAAGATTACAACGAGATTGTAATTCACGTAAAATTCAAAGAAAATGATGCTACTTTGCAGCAGGAAACACTGGGTAATCTTGGTGTAAATCTTATTTACGGAGCATATAATTATTACGACAATCCAAGAAGGTTGATAGAGTCTCTTTATGATGAGGTTTCTACAGATAACCTAGAGATTGATATGATCGATTTCAGCGGTCCGGCTTTTGCGTATGTTGACAATAGACTGATGTCTTTGCAGCTGGTAAAAAATAATATGACCGATGCTGTAATCTTCAATTCTGAAGGAAATAATATGCTTCCTGCAGATATTTTGTACAAGAAAAACATTTTTGCGGTAAGAGGAAGTTTCAGACCGGTGACAAAAGTAAATATAGATATGCTTCGAAACGGAATGGATATGTTCCTGAAAGACGCAATCTGTACACAGGAAGAAACAGAAATTCTTATTGAAATTACCATTTCAAACCTTCGTGCAGACGGAGATATTGATGAAAGAGATTTTCTTGATCGTGTAGATGTTTTGGGTAAATTGGGATATACCGTTATTATTTCAAACTTCTCAGAATATTACAGACTGATCGATTATTTCTCACATTATACCAATGGTGATATTGGCGTAACGATGGGGGTAAATAATATGTTGATGGTATTTGACGAGAAATATTATAAAGATCTTTCAGGAGGTATTTTGGAAGCTTTTGGTAAATTTTTCAGAAACGGAATGAGAGTTTATCTGTATCCGTACAAAGATCCTGAAACTCACGAATTATTAGATTCTTCAAACCTAAAAGTAGAAGAGAATCTAAAAGAATTGTACAAATATTTCAAACACAACAACCGTATTGTAGATATTACGAACTACAATCCTGAATTTTTAGAAATATATTCAAGAGAAATTCTAAGAAAAATTGCTTGTAATATCGGCGGTTGGGAAAACCAGGTTCCTGAAGGTGTTGCAGAAATGATAAAAGAAAGAGGAATGTTCGGCTTTAAAAACGAGCTTTCTTTAAAACAATTTTCATAA
- a CDS encoding DUF2624 family protein yields the protein MERTPEIKNISIEEVIKIFKEEEGVELTVPEAEQIVEFLKMLLTVTIRQFLDE from the coding sequence ATGGAAAGGACACCTGAGATTAAAAATATTAGCATTGAAGAGGTTATCAAAATATTTAAAGAAGAGGAGGGAGTTGAATTAACAGTTCCTGAAGCGGAACAAATTGTAGAATTTCTAAAAATGCTATTAACAGTAACTATAAGGCAGTTTTTAGATGAATAA
- a CDS encoding MBL fold metallo-hydrolase: protein MKLKFLGTGTSQGVPVIGCTCEVCTSQNPKDTRFRASAMITTDENRKILIDCGPDFRQQMLINKENHIDITLLTHEHNDHVIGLDDMRPLIFKSGKNMPIYCLSRVGQEVKNRFPYAFADIRYPGAPAFDLHEITHEKFTVVDTEITPIEVIHYKISILGYKFKKLAYITDANFISDSEKEKLQDLDVLILNCIRKFDPHPAHFVLADVINLHNELKPKKLFLTHISHHFGLHDIEDKLLPDGIHLAYDGLEINF, encoded by the coding sequence ATGAAGTTGAAATTTTTAGGAACCGGAACTTCCCAAGGTGTCCCCGTTATAGGCTGCACTTGTGAGGTATGTACTTCTCAAAATCCAAAAGACACCCGTTTCCGGGCTTCAGCGATGATTACCACCGATGAAAACAGGAAAATATTGATCGATTGCGGACCCGATTTTCGGCAGCAAATGCTTATCAATAAAGAAAATCACATCGACATTACGCTTCTTACCCATGAGCATAATGATCACGTGATTGGTTTGGATGATATGCGTCCCCTTATTTTTAAAAGTGGCAAAAACATGCCCATTTATTGTCTCTCAAGAGTTGGACAGGAAGTTAAAAACCGATTTCCTTATGCTTTTGCAGACATTCGTTATCCCGGAGCGCCTGCCTTTGATTTGCACGAAATCACTCACGAAAAGTTTACTGTTGTAGATACAGAAATTACTCCTATCGAAGTAATACATTACAAGATTTCTATTTTAGGATATAAGTTTAAAAAGCTCGCCTATATTACTGATGCCAATTTTATTTCTGATTCAGAAAAGGAAAAACTACAAGATTTAGATGTACTTATTTTAAACTGTATCCGAAAATTTGATCCTCATCCCGCTCATTTTGTATTGGCGGATGTTATTAATTTACATAATGAGCTAAAACCTAAAAAATTATTTCTAACTCACATCAGTCATCATTTTGGATTGCATGATATTGAAGATAAGCTACTTCCTGATGGAATACATCTTGCCTACGATGGTTTGGAAATAAATTTTTAA
- a CDS encoding acyloxyacyl hydrolase — protein sequence MKHFYLYFFLLTSALYNSQDLDTISRPNLQGSVSMQFGKFLGTNDYLKELKHREFIGVSAELTTQTDGSQEWHRRFGKPYYGGGIIAFDYLKNSEMGKPFAVYGTFGGVIKETPTHSWNYETSGGFAFNWTPYDLKKGYINQTFGSSVSIYINLGANYKYYLGKHFDLGLGLNFNHFSNGALKLPNKGMNTFSPKLSLTYHFDERQFAPHDSLSAFDKYSTLDVNVFGGVRHSIFYGVDPGFQESDVDMIRKFEGKYYQNWGIETVYHRQVTYKSSLGLGIGVMYDEDYNHKFYQDENGVIQSTKRFQRDQVLLNIFPSYRLSISRFAIQIQPGFYIFKKEIDRRYDKTIFYQRVGFQYTVGKNLLIGIGLRSFKFHKADYIEWRLGYRIFNKKNP from the coding sequence TTGAAACATTTTTATCTCTATTTTTTTCTTTTAACATCAGCTCTTTACAATTCTCAGGATTTGGATACCATTTCCAGACCAAATTTGCAGGGCTCTGTAAGTATGCAGTTCGGGAAATTTCTGGGAACCAATGATTATCTCAAAGAACTTAAACATAGAGAATTTATCGGGGTTTCTGCAGAGCTTACCACACAAACAGATGGAAGTCAGGAATGGCACAGAAGATTTGGAAAACCTTATTACGGTGGAGGGATTATAGCTTTTGATTACCTTAAAAACAGTGAAATGGGAAAACCTTTTGCTGTTTACGGAACTTTTGGTGGAGTTATTAAAGAAACACCCACTCATTCCTGGAACTATGAAACAAGTGGTGGTTTTGCCTTCAACTGGACTCCCTATGATTTGAAAAAAGGATATATTAATCAGACTTTTGGTTCATCAGTGAGTATTTATATTAATTTAGGAGCTAATTATAAATATTATTTAGGAAAACATTTTGACTTAGGTTTAGGCTTAAATTTTAATCATTTTTCAAACGGAGCTTTAAAACTTCCGAATAAAGGAATGAATACTTTTTCTCCAAAACTTTCCCTGACTTATCATTTTGATGAAAGGCAATTTGCTCCACATGATTCTTTGTCGGCATTTGATAAATATTCTACCTTGGATGTAAATGTTTTTGGCGGAGTAAGGCATTCTATTTTTTATGGAGTAGATCCCGGTTTTCAGGAATCTGATGTTGATATGATCAGAAAATTTGAAGGTAAATATTATCAGAACTGGGGAATAGAAACGGTTTACCACAGGCAAGTTACTTATAAATCTTCTCTCGGATTAGGAATTGGTGTAATGTATGATGAAGATTACAATCATAAATTTTATCAGGATGAAAATGGAGTCATACAAAGCACAAAAAGATTTCAGCGTGATCAGGTTTTATTGAATATTTTCCCTTCTTATCGACTTTCAATTTCAAGATTTGCCATTCAGATTCAACCCGGATTTTATATATTTAAAAAAGAAATTGACCGACGTTATGATAAAACTATTTTCTATCAGAGAGTTGGTTTCCAATACACAGTCGGGAAGAATCTGTTGATAGGAATTGGTTTACGATCATTTAAATTTCACAAAGCCGATTATATAGAATGGAGGCTGGGTTACAGAATTTTTAATAAGAAAAATCCGTAA
- a CDS encoding GAF domain-containing protein translates to MSELKKRLSSILESPKHNIEEKLEKVCHLLDQEISYFNWTGFYFKNGDKDELKLGPYVGAETDHTIIPYGKGICGQVAVSNETFIVPDVHLQDNYLSCSIDTKAEIVVPIFKNGENIGQIDIDSHTIDPFTKEDLELLEWLCNEVSKIL, encoded by the coding sequence ATGTCTGAATTAAAAAAAAGACTTTCGTCTATTCTTGAAAGTCCAAAACATAATATTGAGGAGAAGCTTGAAAAAGTTTGTCATTTATTAGATCAGGAAATATCTTATTTCAACTGGACGGGTTTTTACTTTAAAAACGGGGATAAAGACGAGCTGAAATTAGGTCCTTACGTAGGAGCTGAAACTGATCATACGATTATTCCTTATGGAAAAGGTATTTGCGGACAGGTGGCTGTTTCCAACGAAACATTTATCGTTCCCGATGTACATTTGCAGGATAATTATTTGAGCTGTTCGATTGATACAAAAGCTGAAATTGTAGTTCCTATTTTTAAAAATGGCGAAAACATCGGTCAGATTGACATTGATTCTCACACGATCGATCCTTTCACCAAAGAAGATTTAGAATTATTGGAATGGCTTTGTAATGAAGTTTCAAAGATTTTGTAA
- the mgtE gene encoding magnesium transporter, which yields MNSTHELTFNPADIAERLSELPADERLLAFLKVPKQYKADVFSHLDPDFQEETIRSIGSDDVSEILNAMTPDDRTALFEDFPDELIKYSINHLNPQERRIALKLLGYNSDSIARLMTPYYIQIRKEWTVKRCLQQIKKVGKRVETINHLYVVDERNHLIDDLALGSLLLVEEDTLVSELTDNQFVAIKTTTSKEDAVTYFEKYDRTALPIITEAGVLVGIVTIDDILDQIESQNTEDIQKFGGLEALDLPYTQTSLIEMIKKRGMWLVILFFSEMLTASAMGFFEDEIQKAVVLALFVPLIISSGGNSGSQAATLIIRAMALQEIGLKDWWYVMKKEIFTGLLLGGILGIIGFLRIMIWHKVGFFDYGIHWAFVGLSVGVSLVMIVLWGTLSGSMVPFILKKLKLDPATSSAPFVATLVDVTGLIIYFSVAGLFLTGKLL from the coding sequence TTGAATTCTACACACGAACTTACATTTAATCCAGCCGATATTGCCGAAAGACTCAGTGAACTTCCCGCTGATGAAAGGCTACTCGCTTTTTTGAAAGTTCCGAAGCAGTACAAAGCCGATGTTTTTTCGCATTTAGACCCTGATTTTCAGGAGGAAACCATTCGAAGCATTGGAAGTGATGATGTTTCAGAAATTCTGAATGCGATGACTCCCGATGACAGAACGGCTCTGTTTGAGGATTTTCCGGATGAACTGATCAAATATTCAATCAATCATCTTAATCCGCAGGAAAGAAGAATTGCCCTGAAACTTCTTGGCTACAATTCTGATTCTATTGCACGTCTGATGACTCCTTATTACATTCAGATCCGAAAAGAATGGACAGTAAAAAGATGTCTTCAGCAAATAAAAAAAGTTGGTAAACGGGTAGAAACCATCAATCACCTGTATGTAGTTGATGAAAGAAATCACCTTATTGACGATTTAGCTTTAGGAAGTTTATTGTTGGTGGAAGAAGACACTTTAGTTTCCGAACTTACAGACAATCAATTTGTTGCTATTAAAACAACAACATCCAAAGAAGATGCCGTTACCTATTTTGAAAAGTACGACAGAACCGCACTTCCCATTATTACCGAAGCCGGAGTTTTGGTCGGAATTGTAACGATTGATGATATTTTAGATCAAATTGAATCACAAAACACCGAAGATATTCAAAAATTCGGGGGACTTGAAGCTTTAGATTTACCTTATACCCAAACTTCTTTGATCGAAATGATCAAAAAAAGAGGAATGTGGTTGGTTATTTTATTTTTCTCTGAAATGCTGACCGCTTCTGCGATGGGATTTTTTGAAGATGAAATTCAGAAAGCTGTTGTCTTGGCATTATTTGTTCCGCTAATCATTTCAAGTGGAGGAAATTCTGGTTCTCAGGCTGCAACTCTGATTATTCGTGCAATGGCGTTACAGGAAATCGGTTTAAAAGATTGGTGGTATGTAATGAAAAAAGAGATTTTCACCGGACTTTTATTAGGCGGAATCTTAGGTATCATAGGTTTTCTTAGAATTATGATTTGGCATAAAGTCGGTTTTTTCGATTACGGAATTCATTGGGCTTTTGTAGGCTTGAGCGTTGGGGTTTCTTTAGTAATGATCGTTTTATGGGGAACACTTTCGGGTTCTATGGTTCCTTTTATTCTTAAAAAACTAAAACTCGATCCTGCAACTTCTTCTGCTCCGTTTGTTGCTACTTTGGTAGATGTTACCGGATTAATTATTTACTTCTCGGTTGCCGGGCTTTTCTTAACCGGAAAACTTTTGTAA